A stretch of DNA from Geothermobacter hydrogeniphilus:
TCCAGGGCGAAGAAGGAGGCAGCGTCCCGCCTCCGTGAAAAGCGTTGTGGAGATGCCTGCTTGATTCCGCTGCATCTAATTTGAGTATAGACCCCGCTGTTGCGGGGGTCAAACCGGCTCCAGAAAAAAGGGCCGCAACCCGGACATGCCGGCTGTGGCCTGGGCGGGAATCGGGGAACATTCTATATTGTCCCCCTGTTCCTCTCGGAATTTTCTTCCAGTGTGGGAGCTAACACCAGTCAAGGCGCTACGCGCCATGCCTGGCGCACAACACAAAAAGCCCCGCAACCGAAGCTGCGGGGCATAAGACGAATTTGTTCGCGTAAGCTGAATTTATGAATTACAGGGCGAAATAAAAAACACCAAAAGGTCAAATCACTGTCCGCCGCGCACGAGCCGAACGCCGTATTCGTTGCTCTTAATGTCGATGCTGTCAAAGCCATTGTAGAAATCGACGAACCACGCGCCGGTATCGCCCGCAGAAGGCGAAGCCGACCAGAAAAACGAGGAGGGTGTTGCCGGGAAGATATCCAGATTGATGACCGGATCGACACATTGGCGCTCGACGATGGAGTTCAGTTCCTTGATATTGGGCAGGCGCCAGTCAACGTGGCCGGCGAAGCCTCCTCCGTTGTTGACCGCCGAGGTCTGCTGCAGGGCCCCTTGCCAGGTGTAATTTACGGCGGAGCCATCACAGCCGAAGGTGGTGGCATTATAGCTCTGCCCTTCGGTACATTTTTTCCACATCAGCTCGGTGACGCTGTCAACCAGTGTCCCGTCGCCATTGTCCGTAAAGCGGCTGGTGGGCGTTGATGCCGTGATACTGGCGGTCTGGCAGGTTTGGGCATAAACATGGGCGAGTGGCAACAAACACAACACAAGAGTCAAAATAATCCGTTTCACTGACTGCTCCTTTACATATAGGTAAGTCATCGCCTGGCGACGCAGGTTGGTACCCAGAGCATACTTTGTGATAACGCGGAAACCCGCGCACCGCTTACTCAAGTACCGTCATCAGACGCACAGCGTCACACCAGATCGGCAACTGTTCATAGCGGGACATGATTCAACCCTTGAAAAAAGGCCAAAAGGTCAAATTACTGTCCGCCGCGCACGAGCCGAACGCCGCCGTAGCCGCTCTTATAGTCGATGACGCCATAGCCATAGTAGAAATTGACGCCCCACGCGTTGTCGGTAACGCCCGCAACGGGCGAAGCCGACCAGAATAAATTCTGCGTCGCGTTGGGAAAGTAAGCGGTATCGATAATCAGGGAACCAGCTACGGAATAATCAACGACAGATCGTAATTCTTCCATCTGCGGCAGCCGCCAGTCATTGTAGCCGCACAGACCGACCGCATTGACCGCAGTGACAAAGGCCCGGGTGTCGCAATCGATACCGCCATTGCATCGGCCGCCGTTCTGATCACCGGCA
This window harbors:
- a CDS encoding DUF1566 domain-containing protein, whose translation is MKRIILTLVLCLLPLAHVYAQTCQTASITASTPTSRFTDNGDGTLVDSVTELMWKKCTEGQSYNATTFGCDGSAVNYTWQGALQQTSAVNNGGGFAGHVDWRLPNIKELNSIVERQCVDPVINLDIFPATPSSFFWSASPSAGDTGAWFVDFYNGFDSIDIKSNEYGVRLVRGGQ